In one window of Temnothorax longispinosus isolate EJ_2023e chromosome 9, Tlon_JGU_v1, whole genome shotgun sequence DNA:
- the Rfc4 gene encoding replication factor C subunit 2, translating to MAGDSAVDEDMEILPSTSNGDAKIRERDGKSAKLPWIEKYRPQVFSDIVGNEDTVSRLGVFAQHGNTPNIIIAGPPGVGKTTTILCLARTLLGPLFKDAVLELNASNERGIDVVRNKIKMFAQKKVNLPRGKHKIIILDEADSMTDGAQQALRRTMEIYSQTTRFALACNNTEEIIEPIQSRCAMLRYGKLTDAQVLAKVLEVCEKENVSYTDDGMEAIVFTAQGDMRQALNNLQSTYNGFNHVNAENVFKVCDEPHPLIVKEMLDDCIKGDVSKACTVMDHFWKMGYSAEDIISNVFKVCKNHTMDEKLKLKFVKEIGITHMGVVEGINSLLQLHALVARLCRACT from the exons ATGGCAGGTGACAGTGCTGTTGACGAAGATATGGAGATTTTACCGTCCACGAGCAACGGTGACGCGAAGATCAGGGAGAGAGATGGTAAATCCGCAAAATTACCGTg GATTGAAAAATATCGGCCTCAAGTATTTTCCGACATTGTTGGCAATGAAGACACTGTATCTAGATTAGGTGTCTTCGCTCAGCATGGAAATACTCCAAATATCATCATCGCTGGCCCGCCTGGAGTGGGTAAAACTACCACGATTTTATGTTTGGCTCGTACTCTATTGGGACCATTGTTCAAAGATGCTGTACTTGAACTGAACGCTTCGAACGAGAGAGGGATTGATGtagttagaaataaaatcaaaatgtttGCTCAGAAAAAG GTTAATCTTCCAAGAGGAAAGCATAAAATCATCATTTTAGACGAAGCCGACAGCATGACTGACGGTGCGCAACAAGCATTACGTCGTACAATGGAAATTTATAGCCAAACAACTAGATTTGCTCTCGCGTGCAACAACACAGAAGAGATTATCGAACCTATACAATCACGTTGCGCCATGTTAAGATATGGAAAGTTAACGGATGCCCAAGTCTTGGCCAAAGTTCTCGAAGTCTGCGAAAAAgagaat GTTTCCTACACAGATGACGGTATGGAAGCAATAGTATTTACAGCTCAAGGGGACATGAGACAAGCCCTAAATAATCTGCAGTCCACATACAATGGATTTAATCACGTGAATgcagaaaatgtatttaaagtcTGTGATGAGCCTCATCCGTTAATTGTCAAAGAGATGCTAGATGATTGTATAAAGGGTGATGTTTCTAAAGCATGCACG GTAATGGATCATTTCTGGAAGATGGGATATTCTGCGGAAGATATAATCAGCAACGTATTCAAAGTTTGTAAAAATCACACCATGGACGAGAAACTGAAACTGAAATTTGTCAAG GAAATTGGAATAACACATATGGGAGTGGTAGAAGGTATCAACAGTTTGTTACAGTTACATGCTTTAGTGGCAAGACTTTGCCGCGCATGcacatga
- the LOC139819706 gene encoding glucose-fructose oxidoreductase domain-containing protein 1 yields MTLPGIGVFGTGSIVRIIIPFLREKGFRIEAIWGRTLAEVSEVASDLQIPFHTSRIDDVLLRKDVDLIFIMCSPSLHSQIAVKALGIGKHVVCDRPAGLSQSETLKMVRAAQYYPSLISIVNHSLRFLPAFVHMKKALEDGYLGGSVTVIEVRVHMGSLLHNGYDWLCDDTMGGGILALVGSHVIDLIFHLMGQRASRVHAVVRTFTQTTKYINGIRHVTSPDFCSFQMELSGGTLVTATLSNHLQGQLSQEVLVCGGGNHLVVRGGDLYGCRGEQEEILYRDTDDLQGISLPMADSIPRPYVKGLRKMIAALREAFQSVEDKRGWIKEPVFSASTFEDGLYVQAVIDALRQSNKQRGWAKVNILTEEPDPNPLLSAAVRATAISI; encoded by the exons ATGACGTTACCCGGTATCGGGGTATTCGGCACAGGTAGTATCGTCCGAATCATCATACCTTTCCTGAGAGAGAAGGGCTTCAGAATCGAGGCTATATGGGGTCGTACGCTGGCAGAGGTCTCGGAAGTAGCGAGCGATCTTCAAATACCATTTCACACCAGTCGTATAGATGACGTTCTCCTGAGGAAGGATGTAGACTTAATTTTCATAATGTGCTCGCCGAGCTTGCATTCTCAGATTGCTGTCAAAGCCCTAGGCATAGGAAAGCATGTTGTATGCGACAGGCCTGCGGGTCTGAGTCAAAGCGAGACCTTGAAGATGGTGCGGGCCGCCCAGTATTATCCTTCACTGATCAGCATAGTCAATCACAGCCTAAGGTTTTTGCCAGCCTTCGTACACATGAAGAAAGCATTAGAAGACGGGTATCTGGGTGGATCTGTAACAGTTATAGAAGTACGAGTACATATGGGAAGTTTGTTACACAATG gcTACGATTGGCTATGTGACGACACGATGGGTGGCGGAATCTTGGCTTTGGTGGGCAGTCACGTTATAGATTTGATTTTTCATTTGATGGGTCAACGAGCTTCGCGGGTGCATGCCGTTGTGAGAACATTTACTCAAACAACCAAGTACATTAATGGGATCAGGCATGTCACGTCGCCGGATTTCTGTAGCTTTCAAATGGAATTGAGTGGCGGTACCTTGGTAACGGCTACTCTAAGCAACCACCTGCAGGGACAGCTCTCCCAGGAGGTGCTGGTATGCGGTGGTGGAAATCATCTGGTTGTGCGAGGTGGGGACTTGTACGGATGTCGCGGCGAACAAGAGGAAATCCTGTATCGTGATACCGATGACTTGCAAGGAATATCTTTACCAATGGCGGACTCCATACCCAGGCCTTACGTCAAAGGACTTAGGAAAATGATAGCGGCGCTGAGAGAAGCCTTCCAATCTGTTGAGGATAAAAGAGGTTGGATTAAAGAGCCAGTGTTCTCCGCTTCTACATTCGAAGATGGCCTGTACGTGCAAGCTGTTATTGACGCGCTGCGACAAAGTAACAAACAGCGTGGATGGGCCAAAGTTAACATCCTGACAGAAGAGCCGGATCCGAATCCGTTGTTGAGCGCTGCTGTCAGAGCTACAGCCATCTCGATATAA